One Natronolimnobius sp. AArcel1 genomic region harbors:
- a CDS encoding amidohydrolase, with protein sequence MPADHLIALRRELHQKPEPAWREFYTTARIVSELESRIDLDELYIGPDAIETDQRMAVPDEAELTHAYERARATGVDEAVLERLEGGYTGAVAVLERGEGPTVGLRVDIDGLPREESNDPEHAPAAAGFRSKHEGAMHACGHDAHATIGVGVLERIAESDEFSGTLKVFFQPAEEVIGGAKSMAESEHIEDVDSLLAMHIGLDHPTGEIVAGIDGFLAVRHLEAEFTGESAHAGGHPEQGRNAAQAMAAAVQNLYAIPRHNDGRTRVNAGRIEAGSASNVIPESARIVGEVRGETTELMEYMSEECERVLEGAATMYDCEVEIETGAEAPSATSDQELVDLVADVAGDVSGVENVLERDDLGGSEDATFLMQAVQDNGGNACYVGIGTDHPGGHHTATFDVDEASLEHGIDVLAGTIERIARTQP encoded by the coding sequence ATGCCCGCAGACCACCTTATTGCACTTCGCCGAGAGTTACACCAGAAACCGGAACCCGCCTGGCGCGAGTTCTACACGACCGCACGGATTGTCTCCGAACTCGAGTCCAGAATCGACCTCGATGAACTCTATATCGGTCCCGACGCCATCGAGACTGACCAGCGAATGGCCGTCCCCGACGAGGCTGAACTCACCCACGCCTACGAACGAGCGCGCGCTACTGGTGTCGACGAGGCCGTCCTCGAGCGTCTCGAGGGAGGCTACACGGGCGCAGTCGCTGTCCTCGAACGCGGCGAGGGGCCGACCGTCGGCCTGCGAGTCGACATCGACGGCCTCCCACGAGAGGAGTCAAACGACCCCGAACACGCCCCCGCTGCGGCGGGTTTCCGCTCGAAACACGAGGGCGCGATGCACGCCTGCGGTCACGACGCCCACGCGACAATCGGGGTAGGGGTTCTCGAGCGCATCGCCGAGAGCGACGAGTTTTCAGGCACGCTCAAGGTCTTCTTCCAACCCGCCGAGGAGGTCATCGGCGGCGCGAAGTCGATGGCCGAAAGCGAGCACATCGAGGATGTCGACTCGCTGCTCGCGATGCACATCGGCCTTGACCACCCTACGGGCGAAATCGTGGCCGGTATCGACGGTTTCCTCGCAGTTCGCCATCTCGAGGCCGAGTTTACGGGCGAATCAGCCCACGCCGGAGGTCATCCAGAGCAAGGGCGCAACGCTGCACAGGCGATGGCGGCAGCGGTCCAGAATCTCTACGCAATCCCCCGGCACAACGATGGCCGAACGCGGGTCAACGCCGGCCGTATCGAGGCCGGCAGCGCCTCAAACGTGATCCCCGAGTCCGCCCGCATCGTCGGCGAAGTTCGCGGCGAGACGACCGAACTCATGGAGTACATGAGCGAGGAGTGCGAGCGCGTCCTCGAGGGCGCGGCCACGATGTACGACTGCGAGGTTGAAATCGAAACCGGTGCGGAAGCCCCAAGCGCGACCAGTGATCAGGAACTCGTCGATCTCGTCGCCGACGTTGCAGGCGATGTTTCAGGTGTAGAGAACGTCCTCGAGCGCGACGACCTCGGCGGCAGCGAGGACGCGACCTTCCTGATGCAGGCGGTCCAAGATAACGGCGGCAACGCCTGTTACGTCGGTATTGGGACTGATCACCCCGGCGGCCACCACACCGCGACGTTCGATGTCGACGAGGCGAGCCTCGAGCACGGAATCGACGTACTCGCGGGCACAATTGAGCGGATCGCTCGCACGCAGCCCTAA
- a CDS encoding uS10/mL48 family ribosomal protein, with amino-acid sequence MTFVTRLTLQSGDRAALDSTVDDIKTTAERKGAALKGPHSHPPEKLSVPQHQRLHADDERQFSSWTYTVFTRELEIHGHDGIARNLTERAFPDSIHVEVEVEQRRGTGRTN; translated from the coding sequence ATGACCTTCGTCACCCGTCTCACACTCCAGAGCGGTGATCGCGCCGCTTTAGACAGTACCGTGGATGACATCAAAACAACCGCCGAACGCAAGGGTGCCGCGCTGAAAGGCCCGCATTCGCATCCGCCAGAAAAACTCTCCGTTCCGCAGCACCAGCGTCTCCACGCCGACGACGAACGCCAGTTTTCCTCGTGGACCTACACTGTCTTCACCCGCGAACTCGAGATTCACGGCCACGACGGGATCGCGCGTAATCTCACCGAGCGCGCCTTCCCCGACTCGATACACGTCGAAGTCGAAGTCGAACAGCGCCGTGGGACTGGCCGAACGAACTGA
- a CDS encoding bis(5'-nucleosyl)-tetraphosphatase: MAVEATSAGAILFRDTRGRREYLLLKSRPGDWEFPKGGVEGDEELQQTAIREIKEEAGIEEFRLLDGFREDYDYVFEANGKTIHKTVHLFIAKSFEASAELSNEHRDLQWRDYEQAVNTVTQDGPREILEQAHVFLDEWEEDEE; the protein is encoded by the coding sequence ATGGCAGTCGAAGCTACGAGCGCAGGCGCAATCCTCTTCCGCGATACGCGGGGCCGGCGCGAGTATCTTCTACTCAAGAGCCGCCCGGGCGACTGGGAGTTTCCGAAGGGCGGTGTCGAAGGAGATGAAGAGCTACAGCAGACGGCAATCCGCGAAATAAAGGAAGAGGCAGGTATTGAAGAGTTCCGACTCCTCGATGGCTTTCGAGAAGACTACGACTACGTCTTTGAGGCGAACGGCAAAACGATCCATAAGACCGTTCATCTCTTTATTGCAAAGTCATTCGAAGCGAGCGCTGAACTTTCGAACGAACATCGCGACCTCCAGTGGCGCGACTATGAACAGGCCGTAAACACCGTCACGCAGGACGGCCCACGAGAAATCCTCGAGCAGGCACACGTGTTCCTCGACGAGTGGGAAGAAGACGAGGAGTAG
- a CDS encoding DUF4013 domain-containing protein, which yields MQSATAILSYPIRGAGLERMLTGSVLVLGSPLILPALVFAGYCIRVLDSTLAGDDEPPALEVRERREWQTLTRVGVGGTAVAATYLLVPLGVGAAIAAGVAAVGYAGLVALAPLVGGNDVLIWGLSLLAALFAALLALALIASSLAIYYVLPAALAVYAHTETARAAFDRSALWPIVSSLEYAVAVGVLQIIPLVVAVVAVAALVSVVGIVALPAIPFVAALVSCRVVGAAVTASSPTMRGKLNRGSDNWPLFFESSK from the coding sequence ATGCAATCGGCCACCGCTATTCTCTCGTACCCAATCCGTGGCGCCGGTCTCGAGCGCATGCTCACGGGTAGTGTGCTCGTCCTCGGGTCTCCACTTATCCTCCCCGCGCTCGTGTTCGCGGGCTACTGTATCCGCGTCCTCGACTCAACGCTCGCCGGAGACGACGAGCCGCCCGCACTCGAGGTGCGCGAGAGACGCGAGTGGCAAACGCTGACGCGAGTTGGCGTCGGTGGTACTGCAGTTGCAGCCACGTATCTGCTCGTGCCACTCGGTGTCGGCGCTGCAATCGCAGCCGGGGTCGCAGCCGTCGGCTACGCTGGCCTCGTTGCACTCGCCCCACTGGTTGGCGGCAATGATGTACTGATCTGGGGACTCAGCCTGCTTGCTGCCCTGTTCGCTGCACTCCTTGCGCTCGCGCTCATCGCCTCGAGTCTCGCTATCTACTACGTGCTGCCGGCAGCACTCGCGGTCTACGCTCACACCGAAACGGCCCGCGCGGCGTTCGACCGCTCGGCGCTCTGGCCGATTGTCTCGAGTCTCGAGTACGCTGTCGCGGTCGGCGTCCTCCAGATCATCCCGCTTGTCGTTGCCGTCGTCGCCGTCGCCGCACTCGTTTCGGTCGTCGGCATCGTCGCACTGCCGGCGATTCCGTTCGTCGCGGCGCTAGTGAGTTGTCGAGTGGTCGGTGCGGCTGTGACTGCATCGTCACCGACGATGCGCGGGAAATTGAACCGTGGAAGTGACAACTGGCCTTTATTTTTTGAGTCATCTAAGTGA
- a CDS encoding DUF4013 domain-containing protein, producing the protein MLEDGLSYPVRGEWVGRTIIGSVLGFLSFLLIPVVFLMGYFVRVLETTVAGANEPPAFEDWGELFIKGISAILIGLVYSLVPAILYVILVSVLLGTGGALGGDGGVLAGLGFMSMLTFIPLMMFISYIVPAALTNYARTGDISAAFDIGVIKSVAFSVDYLVAMLLPIVVGVVVWVAAFVLAVTIIGLLFVPVLYFYMYVAIFRMFGSAFAKTDPTTQTDSVTAAQST; encoded by the coding sequence ATGCTTGAAGATGGCCTTTCGTATCCGGTTCGTGGGGAGTGGGTCGGCCGAACAATCATTGGTTCCGTACTTGGATTTCTCTCATTTCTATTGATACCAGTCGTTTTCCTAATGGGATACTTCGTCAGAGTACTCGAGACAACGGTTGCGGGAGCTAACGAACCACCTGCGTTTGAAGACTGGGGCGAACTCTTCATAAAGGGAATCAGCGCGATACTGATCGGTTTAGTTTACTCGCTTGTCCCGGCGATTCTCTACGTAATCCTCGTCAGCGTCCTTCTAGGCACCGGCGGGGCGCTCGGTGGCGACGGTGGCGTCCTCGCGGGGCTCGGATTCATGTCCATGCTGACGTTCATCCCGTTGATGATGTTTATCTCCTACATCGTCCCGGCCGCGCTGACAAATTACGCACGGACGGGCGACATCAGCGCCGCATTCGACATCGGCGTCATCAAGTCAGTCGCATTCAGCGTCGACTATCTGGTGGCAATGTTGTTGCCCATCGTTGTCGGCGTCGTTGTTTGGGTCGCTGCGTTCGTCCTCGCAGTGACGATCATCGGTCTGCTGTTCGTGCCGGTGCTGTACTTCTACATGTACGTGGCAATCTTCCGGATGTTCGGGTCCGCATTCGCCAAGACGGACCCCACGACGCAGACCGACTCGGTCACCGCCGCACAGTCGACCTGA
- a CDS encoding dual specificity protein phosphatase → MDDEPVIRWIDDRDLFLGNVLAADPTRHDRQFTFVVSLSSEAAPRTTHHRPLTDGRGNDWTAFGEAVDTARNCYRRDGATLIHCKAGISRSSTVIATTLAAEDGLPFRVALERVQDARPLAIPHPALHELAVVYLASTAGTERM, encoded by the coding sequence ATGGACGACGAGCCGGTGATCCGCTGGATTGATGATCGGGATCTGTTTCTTGGAAATGTGCTCGCGGCCGACCCGACGCGTCACGACCGGCAGTTCACGTTCGTAGTGTCTCTCTCGAGCGAGGCCGCGCCGCGTACGACGCACCACCGACCGCTCACCGACGGCCGCGGAAACGACTGGACCGCCTTCGGGGAGGCGGTCGACACCGCCCGCAACTGCTACCGTCGAGATGGGGCGACGCTGATCCACTGCAAGGCGGGGATTTCACGCAGTAGTACGGTAATCGCGACGACCCTTGCCGCGGAAGACGGGCTTCCCTTTCGGGTAGCGCTCGAGCGCGTGCAGGACGCGCGCCCGCTGGCGATACCCCATCCTGCGCTCCACGAACTCGCCGTGGTGTACCTCGCTTCAACCGCCGGCACGGAGCGGATGTAA
- a CDS encoding DUF5787 family protein, translating to MATDFADSEFAFELRTCRWAEREWPPDGDSDARADTAHIVARQLGTKRRRWDTIILKCNPDSLRQRAKFGPKRLESDHLHIVRNAPAEWAYYRDALPHPGYPWRYVREAIHEVDDRGILETRKKGNRIEIRRTWPYPDWCERIVAIENKPDLDASAARALGSQLEYDVAMALADEVWVATRQTGERVEPVLLEDLPVEAGVLALDPDTLEADVAWYPRNLGVDEPGTRILERPDDGAHGSSAARFEYVDPQQKADKRLAIAERAYERGWRSFVNTMRPDCRYFELQAADGAQLLPHCGATGACQTAAKCSGSCPDFQPEPPIWRTKGWPLEGGPGKRLKALLSERRRERRPGVDETSHE from the coding sequence GTGGCTACAGATTTCGCCGACTCCGAGTTCGCCTTCGAACTGCGAACCTGCCGGTGGGCCGAACGCGAGTGGCCTCCGGACGGCGACAGCGACGCCCGCGCTGACACCGCCCACATCGTCGCCCGGCAACTCGGGACCAAACGCCGCCGCTGGGACACTATCATCCTCAAGTGCAACCCAGATTCTCTCCGCCAGCGCGCGAAGTTCGGACCAAAGCGCCTCGAGAGCGACCACCTGCACATCGTCCGGAACGCACCCGCGGAGTGGGCCTACTACCGCGACGCGCTCCCCCACCCCGGCTACCCCTGGCGGTACGTCCGCGAGGCGATTCACGAGGTCGACGACCGCGGGATTCTCGAGACCCGAAAGAAAGGCAACCGCATCGAAATTCGGCGCACGTGGCCCTACCCCGACTGGTGCGAGCGCATCGTCGCCATCGAGAACAAACCCGATCTGGATGCGAGCGCCGCCCGCGCACTCGGCTCACAACTCGAGTACGACGTCGCGATGGCGCTGGCCGACGAGGTCTGGGTCGCCACCCGGCAAACCGGCGAGCGCGTCGAGCCCGTTCTCCTCGAGGACTTGCCCGTCGAAGCGGGCGTGCTGGCGCTCGATCCGGACACGCTCGAGGCGGATGTGGCCTGGTACCCCCGCAATCTCGGGGTTGACGAGCCGGGGACGCGCATTCTCGAGCGGCCGGACGACGGCGCTCACGGGAGTTCAGCAGCGCGATTCGAGTACGTTGATCCGCAACAAAAGGCCGACAAACGGCTTGCAATCGCCGAACGCGCCTACGAGCGCGGCTGGCGCTCGTTCGTCAATACGATGCGCCCCGACTGTCGCTATTTTGAATTGCAGGCAGCCGATGGGGCGCAGTTGCTTCCCCACTGTGGGGCAACCGGCGCATGCCAGACTGCTGCGAAGTGTTCCGGCTCCTGTCCCGACTTTCAACCGGAACCACCTATCTGGCGGACCAAGGGGTGGCCACTCGAGGGCGGGCCAGGAAAGCGTCTCAAGGCGTTGCTCTCGGAGCGTCGCCGTGAGCGACGGCCGGGAGTTGACGAGACGTCTCACGAGTAA
- a CDS encoding NAD(P)/FAD-dependent oxidoreductase, which yields MTDTSPESTAVAVIGGGVAGMSTAARLQAAGVSTVVLEQHEHIGGCAGYYRTDGFAFDVGATTLVDFQEGGVGGQLLADIGLEPPDITVQDAYDVWLPDRRVTLYHDQQQWERERTAKLGDSDRHREFYSFLDDLSETFWRITREGVKLPVQTPGDVVRNANAVGLRDLPQLRYLRWTMADALDAYDVADERALRHMIAMLVEDTVHTTLEEAPLINSVLGSTIRRAGIGRATGGMYGFWRAFEEQYLDLGGTIRTDHLVTEITGEAGAFRIQTARGVYHAEQVVSAVPINLTKRIAPSIVGDSLDHHISMMEAHEGGAVVVFLGVPAHEVDDHESTHHQVLPTYDEPLGDGNNMFITVSDPGDTVSAPEGYRAVMLSTHCDLEQWDPDQNSYEQRKNDIRDRLIEAARTVYPNLASDPVVCEVGTPVTYETFTNRPRGAVGGYRQTMANTNQRAVPHDIGVDGFYLAGDTTWPGLGTVACVIGSEIAAEHVLG from the coding sequence ATGACTGACACGTCCCCGGAGTCCACTGCTGTCGCGGTTATTGGCGGTGGTGTTGCAGGAATGAGTACGGCGGCCCGGTTACAGGCGGCAGGCGTCTCCACGGTGGTACTCGAACAGCACGAGCACATCGGTGGATGTGCTGGCTACTATCGCACCGACGGATTCGCGTTCGACGTTGGCGCGACGACGTTGGTCGATTTTCAGGAGGGCGGCGTCGGTGGACAGTTACTGGCTGATATCGGCCTCGAGCCGCCGGATATCACGGTACAGGACGCGTACGATGTCTGGCTGCCCGACCGCCGCGTCACACTCTATCACGATCAACAGCAGTGGGAACGGGAACGGACGGCGAAACTTGGGGACAGCGACCGCCACCGTGAGTTCTACTCCTTTCTGGACGATCTCTCCGAAACGTTCTGGCGGATTACCAGAGAGGGCGTGAAATTACCCGTCCAGACGCCGGGCGATGTCGTTCGGAACGCGAACGCAGTGGGACTTCGAGACCTGCCCCAACTCCGGTATCTACGCTGGACGATGGCCGATGCGCTGGACGCCTACGATGTCGCCGATGAGCGAGCGCTTCGGCACATGATTGCCATGCTCGTCGAAGATACAGTCCACACGACACTCGAGGAGGCACCGCTGATCAATTCGGTCCTCGGAAGCACGATCCGACGGGCTGGTATCGGTCGAGCGACCGGCGGCATGTACGGATTCTGGCGCGCCTTCGAGGAGCAGTATCTAGACCTTGGCGGTACGATCCGCACCGATCACCTCGTCACGGAGATCACGGGCGAAGCGGGGGCGTTCCGGATTCAAACTGCTCGCGGGGTGTACCACGCCGAGCAAGTCGTCAGCGCCGTTCCGATCAACCTTACCAAGCGAATCGCACCATCAATCGTCGGCGACTCGTTGGATCACCACATCTCGATGATGGAGGCCCACGAGGGTGGTGCGGTAGTCGTGTTCCTGGGCGTCCCAGCGCACGAGGTGGACGATCACGAGAGTACGCACCATCAGGTGCTGCCGACGTACGACGAGCCACTGGGGGACGGCAACAACATGTTCATCACCGTTTCCGATCCCGGCGATACCGTATCCGCCCCGGAGGGGTATCGCGCGGTGATGCTCTCGACGCACTGTGACCTCGAGCAGTGGGACCCCGATCAGAATTCGTACGAGCAACGCAAGAACGATATCCGAGACCGTCTTATCGAGGCTGCTCGAACGGTTTATCCGAATCTCGCCTCGGATCCCGTCGTTTGCGAAGTCGGAACCCCGGTTACGTATGAAACGTTTACGAACCGCCCACGCGGAGCAGTGGGCGGCTATCGACAAACGATGGCAAACACCAACCAGCGAGCGGTGCCACACGATATCGGTGTCGACGGATTCTACCTCGCCGGCGACACCACGTGGCCGGGGCTCGGGACCGTTGCGTGCGTTATCGGCAGCGAAATCGCCGCTGAACATGTACTCGGATAG
- a CDS encoding Zn-ribbon domain-containing OB-fold protein, producing the protein MSDHSELDSENVRDAGFDDWLDAAEAHEAYYLECDAGHGSLPPRQVCPECGSTALTKEPLPEPGEIATYTVTHVATPSFADDAPYATAIADFGPVRMTGQVVEIDLEDIEQGLEVEVAVTVSETTGERVVAFQPV; encoded by the coding sequence ATGAGCGACCACTCCGAACTCGACTCCGAGAACGTCCGCGACGCCGGCTTCGACGACTGGCTCGACGCCGCCGAAGCACACGAAGCGTACTACCTCGAGTGCGACGCGGGCCACGGCTCGCTGCCGCCGCGGCAGGTCTGTCCCGAGTGTGGCTCGACAGCCCTCACCAAGGAACCACTGCCGGAACCCGGCGAGATCGCGACCTATACCGTCACACACGTCGCGACACCCTCGTTCGCAGACGACGCCCCGTATGCGACCGCCATCGCGGACTTCGGTCCTGTACGGATGACCGGCCAAGTGGTCGAGATCGACCTCGAGGATATCGAGCAGGGACTCGAGGTCGAGGTTGCGGTGACAGTGTCGGAAACGACCGGTGAGCGCGTCGTGGCGTTCCAGCCCGTGTAG
- a CDS encoding beta-ketoacyl synthase N-terminal-like domain-containing protein: protein MSSVRVAGTGLTPFGEYPERTSRDLFAEASTTALEDSAVPRDDVDGVLYGNFMGELSEHQGHQGPLMAEAAGVTAPATRYEAACASSGMALRDAVIRLRNGECDVLLVGGAERMTNLGTAGATEALAIAADDLWEVRAGMTFPGAYALMATAYFETYGGDRADLAHIAAKNHENALTNEKAQYQRALSVEDVLEAPTVSSPLGLYDSCPLSDGAAAVVLVSEKYADEHDLEAPVAITGTGQGGDRMALHDREYLARSPAAREAATQAYADADIGADDVDLAEVHDCFTIAEVLALEALDLEQVGEGISAARDGRTTADGETPINLSGGLKAKGHPVGATGVSQVAEVATLLAGDHPNSEHVEGATTGVAHNAGGTVASAVVHVLEVTA from the coding sequence ATGAGTAGCGTACGCGTTGCTGGGACCGGACTGACCCCGTTCGGTGAGTACCCCGAACGGACGAGTCGGGACCTATTTGCCGAGGCGAGCACCACCGCCCTCGAGGACAGCGCCGTTCCTCGCGATGACGTCGACGGCGTCCTCTACGGCAATTTCATGGGCGAATTGTCCGAGCACCAGGGTCACCAGGGGCCGCTGATGGCCGAAGCCGCTGGCGTCACCGCGCCCGCAACCCGGTACGAAGCCGCCTGTGCCTCGAGCGGGATGGCGCTTCGCGATGCCGTGATTCGACTGCGAAACGGCGAGTGTGACGTGTTGCTCGTCGGCGGCGCAGAGCGGATGACCAATCTCGGTACCGCGGGCGCGACCGAAGCACTCGCAATCGCGGCTGACGACCTCTGGGAAGTCCGAGCCGGGATGACCTTCCCCGGGGCGTACGCGCTGATGGCCACCGCCTACTTCGAGACCTACGGCGGCGACCGCGCGGACCTCGCACACATCGCCGCCAAGAACCACGAGAACGCACTCACCAACGAGAAAGCCCAGTACCAGCGCGCCCTCTCCGTCGAGGATGTTCTCGAGGCACCCACGGTCTCGAGTCCGCTCGGACTGTACGACTCCTGTCCACTCTCTGACGGTGCGGCCGCCGTCGTCCTCGTAAGCGAGAAATACGCCGACGAACACGACCTCGAGGCACCCGTGGCGATCACCGGGACGGGCCAGGGCGGTGATCGGATGGCGCTGCACGACCGCGAGTACCTTGCGCGCTCGCCCGCCGCACGCGAGGCAGCCACACAGGCCTACGCCGACGCCGATATCGGCGCGGACGACGTCGACCTCGCAGAGGTCCACGACTGTTTCACTATCGCCGAAGTGCTCGCCCTCGAGGCACTCGACCTCGAGCAGGTCGGCGAGGGCATCTCGGCCGCTCGAGATGGGCGGACGACGGCCGACGGTGAGACACCAATCAACCTCTCGGGTGGGTTGAAAGCCAAGGGCCACCCGGTCGGTGCAACTGGCGTCTCGCAGGTCGCCGAGGTAGCGACGCTGCTCGCGGGTGACCATCCAAACAGTGAGCACGTCGAGGGAGCAACGACCGGCGTGGCACACAACGCGGGTGGCACAGTCGCGAGCGCAGTGGTCCACGTTCTGGAGGTCACCGCATGA